Within Coffea arabica cultivar ET-39 chromosome 4e, Coffea Arabica ET-39 HiFi, whole genome shotgun sequence, the genomic segment AGGCCCGCGCAATGCGCGGGAGTGGGGTGCCTGTGGGTCGCGCAATGCGCACTCCATAATGCGCGTGGTGAGATCTATCTAACCTTCGTAAATAATAGTGAAGAGAGAAAAGATGGAAGTTGTAACTGAGAAGCCGTACGAAAATAATAGAGAACCACATCATAGTATTATAAAAAACCATAGCTTAGATCAGGATGTTTGAGTTCATGACCATACGGACAGGGATATAGGCCCAATGATAGTTTCAGATTTAGATTAAATGCTCAGTGGCTCCTTTTCTAAGAAGGTATAATAGACCACCTTGCACTTAACCTAATTTGAAACAGTCTTATTTTAGATACTTCTATTTACATAGAACAGATAAAGGAAAAGTTCAGCCAAGTTTGTCCGTTAAAGTAGTAGTACTTAGGAATAATGAAGATCCATTCGCAAAGGATATAACTTCAAGGATGGGCTTTGGCAGTTTAGGTGCGGTGTTTCTTAGTGGGGTTGACTCTGAGTTTCATTGGGGCTGCTGCAACTGCTGCCTTTTTCTTCTTATCTTCTGTGTTAGAAGGACTGAGTTGATCCACTCCTTTGCTTTGTGTTTCTCCTTCCATTATGCTATCAACTTTTTCTATTGCCATATTTTCAGCCATGTCGGTAACATTCTTTTTGGAATGTTCTTCTTGTGCTGCTGCCCAAGTGGATGCTGTAGCTTTGTAGTTGGTGATATATTTGCTGATGACATAGTTTTCTTCTGCAGTAGCATTGTTGATATGGGCAACTATGGCATTGTACTTTTCTGAGCTCCTGGAACTGTGGATTGTATTTGATTTCTTGACCAAGCAAACTAAGTTTTTCTGCTTGATGAAATCTGCTATAGTGGCGTACTGGACATTTCCCTGTAGGAAGAATAGAGACTTTAAGTATTTATTTGAAGTGAGCAGAATGTTGCAAAGTAGTTTTGAGTTCGAATGTACCTGCTGCTCTTGCTTTTGGATGTCACTTATGCAGAATGGGAGGAGTTGTTCAGCATCATCACCACTCAGGTCAAGAGTTATAGCACCACTCATATCACTAATTTGCACTGTTAGTCTGCAGCTGTTTTTGGGTTCATGTTATTAGAAGCTTTTTTGGCAGCAGGGGTTGTTAATATTAGATTAAGGTATATGTTTACCGTGGAGTGAGACGGATGCGCTGGTAGCATGAAGTGCAGGTGATCTCGCAATCTGGCCTTGCTCTGATGTATTTGTAGCAGTGGGGGCATGAATGGTACCATAGCTTTTGACTTCTATCTAGAAGTTTTGGTATGCCTCTAATCCAATAGGGCCTTGCCTGCAATGAATGAGCATTGTATTATTACAAAGGCTCGGACAAGTATACCAAGTTTGCTAATAGTAATAGAAGTCAAAGTAGATAATCAATTTTGTAGCACTGTTAACCTATTGTGTTAAGCCATTTGTTAACATCTAGTACGCCAGGCAAGAATTGTATTAGGCCCAGAAGACCCTCTTATAAAAGATAATGCAAAGCATATGATTCTTGAATTTCACATGGGCGAGAGTTTCATAATAAAACTATAGAATCCATCAAGCaattaaaaagaattaaaaagctTTACGCTACAGTGAGGTTCACAAGAGAGAAAGTACAATTTGACAAGTAAGATAATGAGTAGGGGAAAAAATGGTAATTACGCAGTAGCATTAAAACACGAAATTCCACCTACAAAGTCACAGAGATGCAAAAATACGAAGAAATGGGACaaacaagtaaataaaaaattactgGGTAAAATGGGAAAACAGGAGCTACTAATTTCATTAACGAGGACAAAATTACTGGATGAAAGCCCGTATATCCGGAAAAACCAAATGAAAGGGAGCATTAATTAGTTCTACAAAAACGTACAGATACAATGAAAACTAAACTGAAGACATTTTTGCCCAAAACATTCAAATCTCATTACCAATCAATCAGGAGAGTAGGGAATGGTAGTTCAAGCTTGTAGTCAGTATAATCCAATTCGATAACCCACAAGCCAATTTTGTAATGGAAGAGACTACAGACTTTTTGGCTGTTGGCATGCATGCAGAAATAAAGGATTGTGAGTGAGTTGTATATGTACCTCAACCACAGCTGTGAGATCGCTGATAGTTATAACTCTGTCATCATCTGGTACAGGTAGGAGTTTGAGACGATCACCATAAGTCCGCTCAGCAATGAAACGCGTGATTTCCTCTTGATTGTGACTGCacctaatattttatttgttGTAATGTAAAGGATAGTAAGCCTTTTTGGTAATGAATGTTGAATAATTTATAATGTAACTATTTTAAAGTAAAGTTACCAGTTACGCAGGTCATTGGCTTGCTGAATTGGAGGATTGATTAGTATGCTGCTGGAGAATTTGGTGGATAGATGCATGGCTACAAAGTTGACAATAGCAACAtaagtttttccttttctggttTCAGTCAACTTAGGATTTTTGTAAATGGTTTTTAAAAGAGTACGTACCATGGTAAGATGTCACTCGGACTCGAAGCGCTGCAACCACAGGTTGGGTGTGGATCATATCAGCTATGTCTTGTCCCTCTTCTGATTCATGCTCTCCCCAAAGGGTCAGTACCATTGGGTGCGACATGTGATCTGTAAGAATGATATCCCTAGTTGGTGTTCCACCTCTGATTGCTTTCGGGTGCACGTGAATTGCTATTCCAATAAGATCTAATAACCAGAGTTTGATATTAAAAAGTGTAACTATGACTATGTAAATTATATGTTAAGGTAAATCAGGAATGGTACCTATTTCATCAGTTGTGTCAATGTGCTGATAAACTGAATCGTAGTCAGCAAAGTTAAACACATTAGGTATCAGAGGGGGGTCCACTTCATCGATTTCTTGGACAAGCGTGGAGTTGTCAATGGTCCATGAGCACTCATTTGGGTACGTACTGTACCTTGGCAACACATTTTGAATCCTAGCATTCGATACATAATATCTTCGATATGGTTCAAAGTACTTCCTGAAGAACATTATATCTCCAGCATAAATTAGAGCTTGAGCAGTTTGACCCTGTAATTTTGAATACAGTAAGTGCTATGGTAATTAATTAGTTGTGTATAGTGCCAAAGTATGCAATGATAAGCTATATTACCTGACTATCAACAAACACCAACTTTTGGTAGCGTTTTCCATTTCTTGAAACCTGAACCTTTTGCTTTTCAATCACTTGAACAATGGCAGTCCAGTTGTCCATGAGAGGTTGGAGTTCTGTGAAGTTTACCAGGTTGCTTTCCATTTTTTGACGTTTGAAGAGTGCTGCAGACAACTACCACAAAATCGAAGGATTCCAAAGACAAGAGTTACACTCCGAAGTAGTAAGTTCATAGAatttaaatataatatattactAAGACATTTACTGGTACTTTATTTGCTATTTACATATAACAGAGTACTGGAATTATTGACAAGATAGCTGCAATACATCCTTGTAAACTATATTAGGAGTCACATAATCTAAACTTGAATCATATACAGGAGGTGTGATCAAAATTTTAACAGATTTGCTATTTTTAGCTCTAGATAATGCAACATACAGCTGCCCATGTGAAAAAACAGGTTCTCGCAAATAAATGCCAACATAATCTAAAGTTTGCCCTTGAGCTTTATTAATGGTCATTGCAAAACAAAGTCTTATAGGAAATTGCATTCGTTCAAAAGATATAGGAGAATTAGGGTCATTTTCAACACGAAAGCAAATTCTATGTAGAAATACTTGCTTCCCAGCAAATTCACCAGAACTTATGACTGCATCTATAATATTGTGTTTAAGTGATTTGCATAGAAGTCTTGTTCCATTACATAGACCTTCTGGTGGGTCAATGTTTCTCAACAACATTATTGGTGCATTTTCTTTCAATGTCAATCGATGTGGAGGAAAACCATTTGGAGTGTGGCTATTCATGAAGTCCTCTAAAATTGCTTGCTGCGAATTATCTAAACATTTATCTCTGCTTAAATAGTCAAATGGGGTTCCGGGAAATTCCTGTATCAATTTTTCATTGATCTGATCtacaaaatcattttttgtaGTTAAAATTGCTCTATTAATTAATGAGTATGTATTTTCAGAAAATATGTTGAAGTTTGGATAGACAGTTGTAATCAATTGATTTATGGATTCTGCTTCATTTGTATAGCGAAGAAGCAATGCTTGAGAGATGTGAatactttcatttttaactGTGTTTTCTGTTCCATTACCTATACGAAGAAGGTACTTGCTAAAATCAGGATCTAATCTTGCTCTCatgttttccttcaattttaaTTTCTGCAGATGAGGCCAAATATAAGATTTTACAAGGCTAGcttcgataaagtctgattttgACCCTTTTACAACTACCGGCAGAACTTGCCTAAAATCACCACCAAATACCATCACTTTTGACCCAAATAATTCAGAGTTATCCATTAGGTCTCTAAGTAAACGATCTACTCCCTCAATTCCTGCTCTATGTGTCATAGGCGCTTCATCCCAAATGATCAATTTGGCTTGCTGTAATAACTTTGCCAATGAGCTTTGTTTGCTTACTTTGCACATGTTGTTAGGATTCATGTCTAAAGGAATTTTAAATCGTGAGTGGGCTGTTCTACCTCCAGGTAAGATAGAAGCAGCTACTCCACAAGAGGCCGTTGCCAAAGCTATACATCCCTTTGATCTAACTGCAGCTAGTAGTGCACGGTACAAGAATGTTTTCCCTGTTCCCCCAGGCCCATCAATAAAGAAACTTCCTTTGCTGTGTATAAAAACAGCATCTATGATAGTATCAAATGCTACTTTTTGATCCTCATTTAATTTAGAGATAGCAGCAATATCTTCTTCATTGACTTTAAAGTTTAGCTCAGAATTTGTGTCTCTTGTACCTCTATCCATTTCATCAAACTTTAAGATTCGTGGTACTAATCCATACATATTAATGTTTTTTCCCATTGATTCTAAGAACTTGCTAATCTCATAGAGAACTTTATGTTGGACCTGATCGTTTGACAAATTCAAAGTTCTATTGAAATCTTCTGACATAGATTCTTTGAATTTTAACCATAAACTTCTTGGATCAGCAGGAGTGAAGTAAACTAATAGGGTAGCAAATAGTCTTCTAAAGCTATATGGCATGTGGTATAAAGCTGCTTCTTCTAGGCACTGCTCTTGAGGGTTATTGGATTCAAATAATCCTCTCATTATTGCTGCTTCTCTAAAGGTATTAACATAAACACCATCGACAGTTTTCAGGTCATCAAATGATGTTGGCCCTTTTACATTCAATAACAATAATCTTAAGAAGTACCTCTCACCCTCACTTGGATTTGCTGTAACAATTCGGCCTATTGAACCTCTTTGTTGCCTAATATCCCATATGCGTTTACCAGGTTTCCACACAAAATGTTCAGGAAATTCTTTGTATGTGCATTTCAATGTTTTGGCTCTCTCATCAGTAGCATTCATATGGAAAAATTCAGTTAGCATACTTTTCTTAGCAAATTTACTTTTCAAAAGATCTCTAAGATCAGCATCATCTTTGAAGGTCAGAGATTGGTAATTTTCAAGATGTAGCTGAAGGTTAATGACAGCAGGATGTGTTTCAAATAAGGGAAATCTGTAAATTCGCCAAATGGCTTCAATAGGAGAAACCCATCTTGCTGATTGGTACTCCTTAATTTCATCTATCTCTTTAGATCTGTCATCTGAATTCACAGCAAAGTGTATTTTATCATGTCCCTTATATATGTACTTATAAGTATACTTGACTACCTTTATTGTTGAGCAAATTTCAACATTCATATGGCAATTGAATTTTGCTAACAAGTAAGGATTATATGGAACTACCCATCTATTATCCAATTCATGGCCTCGAACTTTTACCTTTTCTCCATTGCTCCTCCGCCTATATGTTGGATAAGAATTTTCAGATTGTGTAGTTTTTTCTGCCCACTGTTTAGGATaatgatttttgcattttttaacTGTTGTACCTTGCATACACACATTATCTGCATTTTTGTCGCCACAAGGACCATGCATCATGTGCTTGCGAACCATTTTAAACAAGTGTGGATGCTCTTTTTTGTCTGGAATCTCAGCAGAAACTATGTGATCATAGGATTCCGTTGAATATAATTTAGACGCTGGGTGTAAAATTATTAAGAAATGTGCATGCGGCAACCCACGTTTTTGGAATTCAACAACATAGGTGTAAGCAGCTACTTTACCCAATACCTCTTTTTTAAACAACTcttcttttaaaatttctaatttgGCATGAAAAACTCTAGCAGAAAGATCAACACGGTTTTGAGACTCATCAGTGGGCAgtaagttttcttttatttctggcCATGATGGGTTACAAGTCATTGTTAAAAAAATGTCAGGTTTTCCGAATTTTTGAACTAAGGCCATAGCATCAACATACCTTCTTTTCATATCACGAGGACCTCCTATAAAAGATGCTGGCAAAATTACTCGTTGCCCTACTTTTGAACCTCTACATTGGCCCTCAACTACAGAATCCATGACACCCTGTAATTGCTCAGTCCTAATTTGTTGTTGCCTATGCCGGAAAAAATCAAGCCTTTGACTCTCAATTTTTACGTACATGTCCACTACATACTGTTGAAATGCACGGGCAGTATTAAGAATACTTGGTTTATTTTTCTCCCTCATCTGGAACCTATATGCATAGTATTCACGCATGGACACATTCTCCTTTGAATTCTCAAAGTTTTTGAAAGctgtttcaaaaaattttaagctTCAATTTACATTTGGTAAACTAAAATTGTATTCATAAAATTTGTATTATATTTAAAAACAACTAACCTTTCTCTTCTGATTCTATTATATCTTCGGCAGATCTGAAGCTTGTTAAAGTTGCAGTCTGTTGATGATTTCTAACtgaccttttccttttttttggattACCAGTGCCAGATCTCTGAATTCCAGGTTGCCACCCTGTTTCGCCAAAGGGAAATAGAAGTGGATACTGCAATGGATCATAACAGCCATAGTAATATTGAATTCTACGGCTTTGACCCTCTTTTGTGTATACTTGAATGTGTCTAGCATAGCTGTCCTGTGAGTTTTCACCTTCAACCCACAGTGCAGCTACTTGGGATACTGTTGGCTTGTTAAAGACTCGCTGATCAGTTTGACAGTAAGATTTCAGGACTATTTGATAATTGTTCAAGTCTGGAACATGTCTCAGGCTTCGGAAAAAGCAGGCATAAGGGTTACTTTTCATGAGTTCCATGAGTTTCACCACTATGCTCTCAGttagttttgttgaaaaagccAATCGATTTGCGATTTCATGTTCAGTATCATGAAAGTATAACTGCAAAAACATTCCCGATCCTCCATGGGGAATCAATTGATTTATAAAATGATACGTTTGGCCCTGAATTTTGAAAGTATATATTCCGTTTCTTCTTTGGCAAAGCGATTTATCATAGTTAACTCCAAAAGAGGTGAAAGCGAACATACTATTGTATGTTCTTACATAGGTTCTGAAACAAATTGCTTCTTCAGTTTCACCAGTAAATAGCTCTATTAATATGTCTGGCATTTTATTCTCTTCTAAGACTACTTCTCCATCAGAGCAACAAAAGTTTGCAGACTCAGAATAAAATTTTTTGGCTCCGCAGT encodes:
- the LOC113709838 gene encoding replication protein A 70 kDa DNA-binding subunit B-like isoform X1; its protein translation is MFGRRYGISLELRLKLFSSRSSFIGFFLKKLSAALFKRQKMESNLVNFTELQPLMDNWTAIVQVIEKQKVQVSRNGKRYQKLVFVDSQGQTAQALIYAGDIMFFRKYFEPYRRYYVSNARIQNVLPRYSTYPNECSWTIDNSTLVQEIDEVDPPLIPNVFNFADYDSVYQHIDTTDEIDLIGIAIHVHPKAIRGGTPTRDIILTDHMSHPMVLTLWGEHESEEGQDIADMIHTQPVVAALRVRVTSYHAMHLSTKFSSSILINPPIQQANDLRNWCSHNQEEITRFIAERTYGDRLKLLPVPDDDRVITISDLTAVVEARPYWIRGIPKLLDRSQKLWYHSCPHCYKYIRARPDCEITCTSCYQRIRLTPRCRLTVQISDMSGAITLDLSGDDAEQLLPFCISDIQKQEQQGNVQYATIADFIKQKNLVCLVKKSNTIHSSRSSEKYNAIVAHINNATAEENYVISKYITNYKATASTWAAAQEEHSKKNVTDMAENMAIEKVDSIMEGETQSKGVDQLSPSNTEDKKKKAAVAAAPMKLRVNPTKKHRT
- the LOC113709838 gene encoding replication protein A 70 kDa DNA-binding subunit B-like isoform X2 translates to MESNLVNFTELQPLMDNWTAIVQVIEKQKVQVSRNGKRYQKLVFVDSQGQTAQALIYAGDIMFFRKYFEPYRRYYVSNARIQNVLPRYSTYPNECSWTIDNSTLVQEIDEVDPPLIPNVFNFADYDSVYQHIDTTDEIDLIGIAIHVHPKAIRGGTPTRDIILTDHMSHPMVLTLWGEHESEEGQDIADMIHTQPVVAALRVRVTSYHAMHLSTKFSSSILINPPIQQANDLRNWCSHNQEEITRFIAERTYGDRLKLLPVPDDDRVITISDLTAVVEARPYWIRGIPKLLDRSQKLWYHSCPHCYKYIRARPDCEITCTSCYQRIRLTPRCRLTVQISDMSGAITLDLSGDDAEQLLPFCISDIQKQEQQGNVQYATIADFIKQKNLVCLVKKSNTIHSSRSSEKYNAIVAHINNATAEENYVISKYITNYKATASTWAAAQEEHSKKNVTDMAENMAIEKVDSIMEGETQSKGVDQLSPSNTEDKKKKAAVAAAPMKLRVNPTKKHRT